Below is a window of Lytechinus variegatus isolate NC3 chromosome 4, Lvar_3.0, whole genome shotgun sequence DNA.
TGGAAGGCAAGACAACCGATGTTGGATAGATGGAGAAGTATTTCTGCACGCTGTACACGCCATTTCTTGTCTATTGCGGACAGACCGAGCTTTGAGAGATAATGATCGACCAAGAATTGGACCATCTCATTAATGAGCTGagaaaatgtttgtaatttCGACATTGCTATGCGTCGAGCTCCATCGAATTCTTTCCACATGATACACAGCATAGCTGTGTATATGGGGTATGGAGCCATGTTCTCTCTGATCACATCGTTATTTGATATAAATCGATTCAAATCTTCAGCCGAAGTTGTGTCTGGATGGAAGAACTTGGTGACGTAGGAAGATAGATTTTCATCAGAGAAACCTTCCACGGCAATGAAGGCATAAAGCTTTCTAAGCTCTTGTATCTTCCGTATCTCATCTGATCTCCATCGTCTTGATGTGATTAGTACTTTCCCTGACTTGAATAGCCTATTGAGGATGAAAAGGGCGATTTGGTAACAGCTATCAAGATCGCCAGCAAACTCGTCAAAACCGTCCAGAACGAGAAGGACGTCTGTCTGATGGGAAAAGACATACTTGTTTAGCTGCATGGCTGTAACCGTATTGTCGTCTGGGAGGTAGGACTTTATAATCTCTCCAATAGTCTTATCCTTTACTTCACGAAGGAGGACGAGAAGTACCAGTTTGAAATCTTGGTAACCTGCTCCATGTATCCAGTCCCAAACGATCTTTGCACAGAGAGTTGTCTTCCCCACCCCACCTTCACCTTCAACCAACAAGCGATGAGGAAAGACCCCGTTTACCTTGGTCTTTAGTAGGTCTTCGTAGAGTAACGGTCTCTTACGCTTTGTTCCCTTATCTTCTTCCATCAAAGTCAAATTCGTGAAAATCCGGTTAAATTCAAGTAGAAGGTCGCTGTTCAGTGGATCGGCTTGAATTTGACAGTGGTGAATGGCCGAATATTTCTTGACCTCTTTGATGACCCGTTGGAATTCATCTTCCGTCATTGATGGTATGTGATCTCCGGCTTTACCtgtaatgaaatagaaaataaaatacatcaattACAAAGGAATGCATTCCTTTATGAGTGTCACTCAATGTCTTGATTTCTTGTTTTGTaccatatttatattttcatctcatttttatgaaatatcttttttgattttgggtatgttttttttagtttcgTTTTTATATTTGCACCTTATGACTCAGATTGAAGAACAACTTCGGTGTCTTGCAATcatttgtaagattttttttatttttcatatgaatGAACTGATTAATAAgattagttttttttctaatttaaatATTGTCAATGCTATTTTTTTGGGAGTCATTCTCTATAAGCAGTTTTTTTATGGTCCTAACCATATTTTGTACCATTTGttgcataattatgtacacTGTGTGATTTGTATATACATATCTTAATGgttgaataaaattaaattgaGGTTTGGTGGTTCGAATCcgagccatggtgtgttttccttctgccaaaaatttatccacactgtgctgcactcgacccaggtgatatGAATGTGTACCCAGcatgattaattccttgaatgcaccaaacGTCCGTGATGGTAGCTAGAGCAAAAGCCGAGGTAACAATAGCAATTGATTTTCACCCTCAGgcaaaagcgctatataagtcAAGTTATTTTTATACTAAAATCATACTTATATAACTTACATCGTTTTCACAATTGCCTATCGTTATTGTAATTATCAGcgtaacaataattataatctttatcataaatCAGCGTCAGTATCCTTTCTCTGCATAGGAGTAATGAAAGTGGTGGTAATAACCTTTCTGTGCACTGTCGGCAAGCTGTACCAGACCGATGTCTTTTAACTTGTTGGATAGTATCTCCCTCGCCTCACTATCTCGTACTGTCTTCAGCCATTCATAAAGCATCTTATAGATAGCTTTCATTATGTTCCCAATGTTATCTCTCTCAAACCGACTTATTTGAGCCTCAGTGAATCCTAAAGCTAGTCCAACCTTCCTGAAGTCTGATGGATCCATACCGTCAGCAAGGAGATGGAGTTCGAACTCAGTTAGATTCCCAGGCCTAAACCATATACAAAGACACATGAGAGGCTAAgggatatttttgttttcaattaattttcaaggaaaaaatgtatattgtattaaaaCATAGAAGTATTTCACATAAATCCTGTTAGGTTTGGCATTTCTCAgagatgaaatatgaaagaaaatatacttTTGCTGGCCATGCAGACTGGAAAATGATCATGTTCAATGAGAAATGTGTACACATAACCACTTGATATACGGTACTCTGTCGATATACTTTTGGATTCAAACCGTCATGAAAATATTGCGAACCGGCGATTGGTATAACACTCCGTCGTAAGGCAAAGGAGACTATTTTGATCGTCCTTTAATGTACTCATAATGGCATAATATATTAGACCGTATTAATGTGTAATGCAATAGTATAGTgttggtgataataataatgatgatgatgatgatgaattatttcaattttcttactGGGTATTTGGACCAGGATTTTTCTCCACGTCACCGGACCTCAGGAGGAGCAAGTTGGTCATACCAGATAAGAATGAATTCCTTTGTGTTTCATCTGATCCACTGCTAGGTAAACGTGATCTACTGACTGAAGATATTAGTGCTCCACAAAGCTCTGCGATATCCTAAAACGAATAGAAGTACATATGACAGAAAGACCTTTCAAATAATAAACAGATTACCTTAcataatgttatatattttttatcaaatgtaTATCCTTCCGACTCATTTTGTTTCAAACGGTGTTAACATAACTAAAGTGTAAAAATATTATCCAACTTGGTAACTTTaactttatttcattcatttttccgAATAGTGCTTCTGCCTaattaaacattaattttattcGAAAACTTAATACAGTGTTCAGATATCAACATGGCTcagtattttttaatgtaaactacatatataagaaaaaatagCAATGAAATTCGTCACACACGTTATATGCTGAATAATTTCTAGGTAAACTTGTTACGTAAAGATAAAAATTGTTACAATTTTTTAAGGCAAACGCtaagacacatttttttctaGTTAGCTGGTAACGATGTATCCCTAAATATTCTTAATGATAAATAGATGGTTCAAGATAGAGACACCTTCTTTTAATATTAGACATACCCTCGGGCACAGTGTGTGTTCAGCGTTGTTAGATTTATCCAGTTGAGAAACAGGAAAAGATTGGTTATCAATCTCAGAGGTAAAAGGGTTCGATATCTCCTTGTCCTGCTTGCCGCCATCTTGATGGCCAGTGAAGTGTGTAGCTACTTGTGAATATACCTCCGATGTGCCACCACCTTGGTCTTGTTCACGTATTTGAGTTGAATTATGGAGGTTAGAATGTGATGCGCGATGAATAGTTATGTATCTCAGGTCCAACTCGTCTAGGTCACATGGCTTGGTAGGTTTGGTGTCAGAAGGATCAGGGAAAGAAGTGGATCTCTTCTTGGTTGGACTTGTTGAGTGTATTGCAAGTGTACGACCATCAGCACACTGAGACCCATCCTGAGCGATGTGATCTGGGCTTTTGGTATGACCCGAAGAGCCATTGTTCCCGACGTAACCAGGCTGAGAACATGTTTCGACTTCGTTACTATTGACTGCACTGTCACTTGAAGATTCATTTTGAGTGAGATTCAGGTTTACATCGTTAGAAGGCGGAGGTTGGCAAGATTTTGCGTTACAAGTTTTGCGAATTTCACCAGTTGAAAAGACATTGAAAGACGATTTGTGGCGATTGCCTTTGTCGTTTTCTTTTGAGTGTTCAGCTGCTTTCTTCGccttttcaattaatttaagaCCATAAACATACCTCCTCaggtagtagaagtagtcaTACACTTTCTGCTTACGGCGCATGTACGTGCCGATCCTGGCACGCCAGACACTAAGCGAGACAGGCATAGTGGCATCAGGAGACTGCGtgacaaatgataaaaaaacgcATTCGTAATGATGAATTCACTGTGTCAAGTATTAGTATAAGCTTATAAAGcaacaaatgtatttttttcatttccgaGAAGGAAACACCAGTATGactagtattttttttactggctTCCAGTATAATTTTGCTAGTTTCCAGTATATTTTACTGGGCCAGTTGATTTtgaactggaccagtaaaaatcaactggagaccagttccaacaattgcattccagttgaagcaattagTAATACCAGTTCAATAGTTTTTCATTAAACTGGTGTAactggtccaataaatggttACAAGTAGATTTTTAttggtttccagtatatgtttactggaccagtaaaaatgaaatggagACCAGCTCAAACAATTGCATTCtggttactggtccaataaataattactttcaagtcagatcatttaacaaattatgaGAAATGAATTTTGCAATTCAGAGAaagttattatcgttatcattgttatcatcattgctcttatgattatcacaattattattattatgattattatgatcattgttgtaatcattcttattactgttattattgttattgatattgcaattatcattaaaatcatttcctctaattatgattaagagcaaagcaagatgtattcctctgatatATAGTCAACTGGTCTAAGTTAATTccatgtttgaaattaaactggtcaagaccagtaataccagtaattctgatgatgctgatcacCAAGTTTACCTCATTcgcatatttcctgttttttaaagaaaaaatcagGATTTGTAATAGAGTATCCTTGCAATAGCACTCATTGTTTTTTGAAAACCTTCTAAATAAGTGTGTGGactaattcacaatgaaaatgcgtaatttcatacatcacatccaaaataacagcagaaagattaatttactaactatcttttccatcacatttcactgaccatggtatataacaaaccaaatgcatgtaataaactgatgaccagttagaccagtatgaAGACCAGTGACCCAGTGAGACCAGTAACAACCACCAGAAACAAGACTGGTATAAA
It encodes the following:
- the LOC121413086 gene encoding uncharacterized protein LOC121413086, whose product is MPVSLSVWRARIGTYMRRKQKVYDYFYYLRRYVYGLKLIEKAKKAAEHSKENDKGNRHKSSFNVFSTGEIRKTCNAKSCQPPPSNDVNLNLTQNESSSDSAVNSNEVETCSQPGYVGNNGSSGHTKSPDHIAQDGSQCADGRTLAIHSTSPTKKRSTSFPDPSDTKPTKPCDLDELDLRYITIHRASHSNLHNSTQIREQDQGGGTSEVYSQVATHFTGHQDGGKQDKEISNPFTSEIDNQSFPVSQLDKSNNAEHTLCPRDIAELCGALISSVSRSRLPSSGSDETQRNSFLSGMTNLLLLRSGDVEKNPGPNTQPGNLTEFELHLLADGMDPSDFRKVGLALGFTEAQISRFERDNIGNIMKAIYKMLYEWLKTVRDSEAREILSNKLKDIGLVQLADSAQKGKAGDHIPSMTEDEFQRVIKEVKKYSAIHHCQIQADPLNSDLLLEFNRIFTNLTLMEEDKGTKRKRPLLYEDLLKTKVNGVFPHRLLVEGEGGVGKTTLCAKIVWDWIHGAGYQDFKLVLLVLLREVKDKTIGEIIKSYLPDDNTVTAMQLNKYVFSHQTDVLLVLDGFDEFAGDLDSCYQIALFILNRLFKSGKVLITSRRWRSDEIRKIQELRKLYAFIAVEGFSDENLSSYVTKFFHPDTTSAEDLNRFISNNDVIRENMAPYPIYTAMLCIMWKEFDGARRIAMSKLQTFSQLINEMVQFLVDHYLSKLGLSAIDKKWRVQRAEILLHLSNIGCLAFQGLMERRLVFTEQEFKSWPGCVTIGCQVGVLTKQAPILQRRSRMYHAHSADSSVQFPHKLFQEYLSGMYLASLHNSNRSKYDRLMKDKVGNAREFRELLYFTSAQQKEVGLDIITRLKASTSTRSMGYDRNNYDNDDYIVDVAYESQDQTVAKAVADNLLTSSSNTLEIGEEMQAHTVSGHIFIMNHRKVVNNLNKKYTPSLFEDIICKILDIIFSYFYFLPAIFKTNETKEYCSSKT